A stretch of Macrobrachium rosenbergii isolate ZJJX-2024 chromosome 12, ASM4041242v1, whole genome shotgun sequence DNA encodes these proteins:
- the LOC136843638 gene encoding uncharacterized protein, producing the protein MAAEHYKTFLGLGTAAGLTGSELTTWVKEQVDDLAKREKEERLEQRKYEAEQRKYEEERRVYEAEQRQYEEEREERRRQHELACKETELALKEKELELERAKMENAEAMASHQASSPTPAASNAPISSINSLVPKWTEDEPEAWLEEIEALFDNYSTTETERALILAKHMEGKAKAALRSLEKSQRGNMAEVRRVITKAYEITPEKWRQRFRGLAKEVGWSWTEWACHKTQSGTRWFDSLACTTFEDLFNRTMLEDLFQCVPGPLAVYLNDKQPSTLMEACRMADSWKPSISRIAPLRSESSLRPTSRTPLARRMDCLARPCATIARRGAMLKLSADTNSALISSLTLPARTPLPIHPLSPLLQQLLQATEPIQKARANPVGLLATTMLDLRPVHIMSPPPNLST; encoded by the coding sequence atggcagcagagcattataaaaccttcctggggctggggacggcggcaggtctcaccggctcggaacttactacctgggttaaggagcaagtggacgacttggccaagcgggagaaggaagaaagactcgagcagaggaagtatgaagccgagcagaggaagtatgaagaagaacgaagggtgtatgaagccgagcaaaggcaatatgaagaggaaagagaagaaagaaggagacagcatgagttagcctgcaaggaaactgagttagccctaaaggagaaggagctcgagcttgagagagcgaaaatggagaatgccgaagctatggctagccatcaagcctccagtcctacacctgctgcatcaaacgctccaatttcaagcatcaattccctagtccccaagtggactgaggacgagccagaagcatggctggaggagatcgaggctcttttcgataactacagcaccacggagacggagagagccttaatactagccaagcatatggagggaaaagccaaggcagcgcttcgctcactggagaagagccagagaggcaacatggcagaagttcgtagagtcattacaaaggcctacgagataaccccagaaaaatggagacaacggttccgaggtcttgccaaggaagtcggctggtcttggacagaatgggcatgtcacaaaacccagtccggtacgcgctggttcgactccttggcctgcacgacgtttgaggatctcttcaatcggaccatgctagaagaccttttccaatgtgtgccagggccccttgcagtatatcttaacgataaacagccctccacacttatggaagcttgtcgcatggctgattcgtggaaaccttcaatcagtcgcatagcacctctcagaagcgaatcatccctccggcctacctctcgaactccactcgcccgaagaatggactgcctagcaagaccctgtgcaactattgcaagaaggggggccatgctgaagctgagtgccgatacaaactcggcactaataagcagcctaaccctaccagccaggactccgctcccgattcatccgctcagccctctcctccaacagttactgcaggccaccgagcccatccaaaaggcccgtgcaaatcctgtggggctgctagccactacaatgctggatctccggcctgtccacatcatgtccccgccaccaaatttgtcaacctaa